One Globicephala melas chromosome 17, mGloMel1.2, whole genome shotgun sequence DNA window includes the following coding sequences:
- the RECQL4 gene encoding LOW QUALITY PROTEIN: ATP-dependent DNA helicase Q4 (The sequence of the model RefSeq protein was modified relative to this genomic sequence to represent the inferred CDS: deleted 2 bases in 1 codon), with the protein MEQLRDVRERVQACKGGARFGGGAGGCRARCGLPVGGDLRERHPADALPLQEDVEAAPEETRGERAGAGRRQRPGTRAGGGRPPSPRPAEPCLLNTDTHPRPAPPSALHRDYRTLKEALGQAGGVGPHGSEQSLPAAAAEEVPGLDIPAYRSTSCMPDPGGVVTQALWGKELRGRADRVEEGQPPPSGLRGWRHLCSPLRQLFRGLDLYRLFLQMLEPSCWGPHLNRAATQSPHPPSRLSSQGSVHDYGKRLKANLKGSLQAGPALGRIPRLTRRSSSKMPSPGPPGTGAATISPAEVSEVPPQPPRPELRPGRPQQLRASLSLRLGSLDPGWLQRCHNGTSDFLGVPRACQPCLGAEESQLLTPGVASVFGPSAGPEVTLQGSETPTLLAAAISAGNSQPGTRQGKKRRWSGELEGSPAQTQQDSGQAGPLPAGAGAAVPTEDCPEQPVQAQPPSKPPAPRYHCPSPSSAAFSRATVGRAVGAVDLCVSSRLAVQNRGNYVRLNMKQKRYVRGPASRGRLLRKQVWKQKWQKKGECFGGGQRRATAQDSCSQCGQLSHGASQCPQPGEEDTEPAEPELLVLTGQSVPKAPCPPPVPPLYLPGPLGQVVDTPAEVLQALEQLGHQAFYPLQERVVMRILSGVSTLLVLPTGAGKSLCYQLPALLYFRRSPCLTLVISPLMSLMDNQVSGLPPGLKAVCIHSGMTKKERASALQKVRSAQVQVLMLSPEALVGAGGAALLAQLPLVAFACIDEAHCLSQWSHNFRPCYLRVCQVLRECVGISCFLGLTATATRSSALDMARHLGVAEESILRGPGTIPANLHLSVSSDRDPEQALVTLLQSDRFRALDSVIVYCNRREDTERVAALLRTCLREAQAPGSRGRAPEAVAEAYHAGMGSRERRRVQRAFMEGRLRVVVATVAFGMGLDRPDVRAVLHLGLPPSFESYVQAVGRAGRDGQPAQCHVFLRPQGEDLWELRRHVHANVIDFLAVKRLVQRVFPPCACARQPPEQQGDESQEEHSARVLVATSPQDTDHPSLEHTTRCPGHKRALPVQPTVQALDLPEEAIETLLCYLELHPQRWLKLLAPTYACCHLRCPGGPTQLQALARRCPPLAVCLARQCPKMTGGGSSSVELDVVELADSMGWELAPVRRALHQLRWDPEPGTGVPQGTGVLVEFRELAFHLHSPGDLTAQERDQICDFLHGRVQAREREALAHLHRTFRAFHSVAFPSCGPCLEQPDEARSGRLKALLSHYFEEELEAPGGVEAEEDPEPGQARLQDWEDQIRRDIRHLLSSWPEQRFSGRAVARIFHGIGSPCYPAQVYGRDKRFWRKYLHLSFHALMHLATEEILLWGC; encoded by the exons ATGGAGCAGCTGCGGGATGTGCGGGAGCGGGTGCAGGCGTGTAAAGGGGGCGCGCGTTTCGGCGGCGGAGCGGGCGGTTGCCGGGCCAGGTGCGGGCTGCCCGTGGGCGGGGATCTGAGGGAGCGGCATCCGGCTGACGCGCTCCCTTTACAGGAGGACGTGGAAGCGGCGCCCGAGGAGACCCGCGGTGAGCGAGCGGGCGCGGGGCGGAGGCAGCGGCCGGGGACGCGGGCAGGGGGCGGGCGGCCTCCATCCCCACGCCCAGCCGAGCCCTGCCTCCTGAACACCGACACACACCCCCGTCCGGCCCCGCCCTCAGCGCTCCACCGGGACTACCGCACCCTGAAGGAGGCACTGGGTCAGGCCGGCGGCGTCGGGCCTCACGGCTCGGAGCAGTCGCTTCCCGCGGCGGCGGCCGAGGAGGTACCCGGGCTCGACATCCCAGCCTATCGGTCAACTTCCTGTATGCCGGATCCAGGAGGAGTCGTGACCCAGGCTCTGTGGGGCAAAGAACTCAGGGGCCGGGCTGACAGGGTGGAGGAAGGACAGCCCCCACCCTCAGGTCTCCGGGGCTGGAGACACCTCTGTTCCCCCCTGCGCCAGCTTTTCCGTGGCCTAGATCTCTACCGTCTCTTCCTGCAGATGCTGGAGCCCAGCTGCTGGGGGCCCCACCTGAATCGGGCCGCGACCCAGAGCCCCCATCCTCCATCAAGGCTCAGCTCTCAGGGATCTGTGCATGACTACGGGAAGAGGCTTAAGGCCAACCTAAAGGGCAGTCTGCAG GCTGGGCCAGCCCTGGGCCGAATACCCCGGCTTACACGAAGATCCTCCTCTAAGATGCCTTCCCCAGGGCCACCAGGCACAGGAGCTGCCACCATCTCTCCAGCAGAAGTCAGTGAGGTGCCCCCCCAGCCTCCCAGGCCCGAGCTGAGGCCAGGCCGGCCCCAGCAGTTGAGGGCATCCCTGAGCCTGCGGCTGGGCTCCCTAGACCCAGGCTGGCTGCAGCGGTGTCACAACGGGACCTCAGATTTTCTGGGGGTTCCCAGGGCCTGCCAGCCTTGCCTGGGTGCAGAGGAGTCCCAGCTTCTTACTCCAGGTGTTGCATCTGTCTTCGGTCCCAGCGCTGGCCCTGAGGTGACTTTACAGGGCTCAGAGACTCCAACCCTACTAGCAGCTGCTATCAGTGCAGGGAACTCTCAGCCTGGTACCCGTCAAGGCAAGAAGCGGAGATGGAGTGGGGAGCTGGAGGGAAGCCCTGCACAGACCCAACAGGACAGCGGCCAAGCAGGACCCCTGCCTGCAGGAGCTGGGGCTGCAGTGCCTACAGAAGACTGTCCAGAGCAGCCTGTGCAGGCACAGCCCCCCAgcaagcccccagcccccaggtatCACTGCCCTAGC CCCAGCAGCGCTGCCTTCAGTCGCGCCACGGTGGGGAGGGCTGTGGGTGCAGTCGACCTGTGCGTCTCTTCTAGACTTGCTGTCCAGAACAGGGGGAACTACGTGCGACTCAACATGAAGCAGAAACGCTACGTACGGGGCCCGGCCTCAAGGGGCAGGCTCCTTCGCAAGCAG GTATGGAAGCAGAAGTGGCAGAAGAAAGGAGAGTGTTTTGGGGGTGGTCAGCGCAGAGCCACAGCCCAGGATTCTTGCTCCCAGTGTGGGCAGCTCAGTCACGGGGCATCCCAGTGCCCTCAGCCAG GTGAAGAGGACACAGAGCCTGCAGAGCCTGAGCTGCTGGTGCTCACAGGGCAGTCTGTGCCCAAGGCTCCTTGTCCGCCTCCTGTGCCACCACTCTATCTGCCAGGGCCTTTGGGGCAGGTGGTAG ACACGCCAGCTGAGGTGCTTCAGGCCCTGGAGCAGCTGGGGCACCAAGCCTTCTACCCTTTGCAGGAGCGTGTGGTCATGCGGATCCTGTCTG GTGTGTCCACGTTGCTGGTACTGCCTACGGGGGCTGGTAAGTCCCTGTGCTACCAGCTCCCCGCACTGCTCTACTTCCGGCGAAGCCCCTGCCTCACGCTGGTCATTTCTCCTCTCATGTCGCTCATGGACAACCAG GTTTCCGGCTTGCCCCCAGGCCTGAAGGCGGTCTGCATTCACTCGGGGATGACTAAGAAGGAGCGGGCCTCCGCCCTGCAGAAG GTTCGGTCAGCCCAGGTGCAAGTGCTGATGCTGTCGCCAGAGGCGCTAGTTGGGGCGGGGGGCGCTGCCCTCCTCGCTCAGCTGCCACTGGTCGCCTTTGCCTGTATCGACGAGGCCCACTGCCTCTCCCAGTGGTCCCACAACTTCCGGCCCTGCTACCTGCGTGTCTGCCAG GTGTTGCGGGAATGCGTGGGTATAAGCTGCTTCCTGGGTCTCACAGCCACGGCCACGCGCAGCAGTGCCCTTGACATGGCCCGGCACCTGGGCGTGGCCGAAGAGTCTATCCTCAGGGGGCCGGGCACCATCCCTGCCAACCTGCACCTCTCTGTGTCTTCGGACAGGGACCCAGAGCAG GCTCTGGTGACGCTGCTGCAGAGTGATCGTTTCCGTGCCCTGGACTCTGTCATCGTCTACTGTAACAGACGAGAGGACACGGAGCGTGTCGCTGCCCTGCTGCGCACCTGCCTGCGTGAGGCCCAGGCCCCAGGATCCCGAG GCCGAGCCCCGGAGGCTGTGGCTGAAGCCTACCATGCCGGCATGGGCAGCCGGGAGCGGCGGCGGGTGCAACGGGCCTTCATGGAGGGCCGGCTGCGGGTGGTGGTGGCCACGGTGGCCTTCGGGATGGGGCTGGACCGGCCAGACGTGCGGGCCGTGCTGCACCTGGGGTTGCCCCCAAGCTTTGAGAGCTACGTGCAGGCTGTGGGCCGGGCTGGGCGTGATGGGCAGCCTGCACAGTGCCACGTCTTCCTCCGGCCCCAG GGTGAGGATCTGTGGGAGCTGCGCAGACACGTTCACGCCAACGTCATCGACTTCCTCGCCGTGAAGAGGCTGGTGCAGCGCGTGTTCCCTCCCTGTGCTTGCGCCCGGCAGCCCCCAGAGCAGCAGGGAGACGAGAGCCAGGAAGAGCACTCGGCCAGGGTCCTCGTGGCTACATCTCCCCAGGACACTGACCATCCCAGCCTCGAGCACACAACCCGGTGCCCGGGCCACAAGCGGGCGCTCCCGGTGCAGCCAACCGTGCAAGCCCTGGATTTGCCCGAGGAGG CCATCGAGACTCTGCTGTGCTACCTTGAGCTGCACCCACAGCGTTGGCTGAAGCTGCTGGCGCCCACCTATGCCTGCTGCCACCTGCGCTGCCCCGGGGGCCCCACCCAGCTCCAGGCCCTGGCCCGCAG GTGTCCCCCACTGGCTGTGTGTTTGGCCCGGCAGTGCCCCAAGATGACAGGTGGGGGAAGCAGTTCTGTGGAGCTGGACGTGGTCGAGCTGGCAGACTCCATGGGCTGGGAGCTGGCCCCCGTGCGGCGGGCTCTCCACCAGCTGCGGTGGGATCCAGAGCCTGGGACAG GTGTGCCTCAGGGCACGGGGGTGCTGGTGGAGTTCAGGGAGCTGGCCTTCCACCTGCACAGCCCCGGGGACCTGACAGCCCAGGAGAGGGACCAGATCTGTGACTTCCTGCACGGCCGCGTGCAGGCCCGTGAGCGAGAAGCCCTGGCCCACCTGCACCGCACCTTCCGGGCTTTCCACAG CGTGGCCTTCCCCAGTTGCGGGCCGTGTCTGGAGCAGCCCGATGAGGCACGCAGCGGCAGGCTCAAGGCCCTGCTCAGCCACTACTTCGAGGAGGAGTTAGAAGCACCGGGGGGCGTGGAGGCCGAGGAGGACCCTGAGCCAGGACAGGCCAGG CTCCAGGACTGGGAGGACCAGATCCGCCGGGACATCCGCCACCTCCTGTCCTCGTGGCCAGAGCAGCGGTTCTCGGGCAGGGCTGTGGCCCGGATCTTCCACGGCATCG GAAGCCCCTGCTATCCGGCCCAGGTGTACGGGCGGGACAAGCGCTTCTGGAGAAAGTACCTGCACCTGAGCTTCCATGCCCTCATGCACTTGGCCACAGAGGAGATCCTGCTGTGGGGCTGCTGA
- the LRRC14 gene encoding leucine-rich repeat-containing protein 14 isoform X3, with protein MQLPAPWWPPARPSTMHTLVFLSTRQVLQCQSAACQALPLLPRELFPLLFKVAFMDKKTVVLRELVHTWPFPLLSFQQLLQECAHCSRALLQERPSTESMQAVILGLTARLHTPETEAGTQPLCRKHTLRVLDMTGLLDDGVEQDPGTMSMWDCTAAVARTCIAQQQGRTAEPGLAPVPVEVRVDLRVNRASYAFLREALRSSAGSPLRLCCRDLRAEDLPMRNTVALLQLLDAGCLRRVDLRFNNLGLRGLSVIIPHVARFQHLASLRLHYVHGDSRQPSVDGEDNFRYFLAQMGRFTCLRELSMGSSLLSGRLDQLLSTLQSPLESLELAFCALLPEDLRFLARSPHAVHLKKLDLSGNDLSGSQLEPFQGLLQAAAATLLHLELTECQLADTQLLATLPVLTRCASLRYLGLYGNPLSMAGLKELLRDSVAQAELRTVVHPFPVDCYEGLPWPPPASVLLEASINEEKFARVEAELHQLLLASGRAHVLWTTDIYGRLAADYFSL; from the exons ATGCAGCTTCCAGCCCCCTG GTGGCCTCCTGCCCGGCCCAGCACCATGCACACCCTTGTGTTCCTGAGCACACGGCAGGTGCTCCAGTGCCAGTCAGCTGCCTGCCAGGCCTTGCCCCTGCTACCACGAGAGCTCTTCCCCTTGCTCTTCAAAGTGGCCTTCATGGACAAGAAGACCGTTGTGCTGCGCGAGCTGGTGCACACGTGGCCCTTTCCACTGCTTAGCTTCCAGCAGCTGCTGCAGGAGTGTGCCCACTGCAGCCGGGCCCTGCTGCAGGAGCGGCCTAGCACAGAGAGCATGCAAGCCGTGATCCTGGGGCTGACTGCCCGGCTCCACACCCCGGAGACTGAGGCTGGCACACAGCCCCTCTGCAG GAAGCACACGCTGCGGGTGCTGGACATGACGGGCCTCCTGGATGACGGCGTGGAGCAGGACCCGGGCACCATGAGCATGTGGGACTGCACGGCAGCTGTGGCCCGCACGTGCATCGCACAGCAGCAGGGCAGGACTGCAGAGCCCGGCCTGGCCCCCGTTCCTGTGGAGGTGCGTGTGGACCTGCGGGTGAACCGGGCCTCTTACGCGTTCTTGCGGGAGGCACTCCGTAGCAGCGCGGGCAGTCCACTGCGGCTCTGCTGCCGGGACCTGCGGGCTGAGGACCTGCCCATGCGCAATACCGTGGCCCTGCTGCAGCTTCTGGATGCGGGCTGCCTGCGCCGCGTGGACCTGCGCTTCAACAACTTGGGCCTGCGAGGCCTGTCCGTCATCATCCCACACGTGGCCCGCTTCCAGCACCTGGCCAGCCTGCGGTTACACTATGTGCACGGGGACTCTCGGCAGCCCTCTGTGGACGGCGAGGACAACTTCCGTTACTTCCTGGCCCAGATGGGCCGCTTCACCTGTTTGCGGGAGCTCAGCATGGGCTCCTCTCTTCTCTCGGGGCGGCTGGACCAGCTGCTCAG CACCCTGCAGAGCCCCCTGGAGAGCCTGGAGCTGGCCTTCTGCGCCTTGCTGCCTGAGGACCTGCGTTTCCTGGCACGGAGCCCCCATGCTGTCCACCTCAAGAAGCTGGACCTGAGTGGCAATGACCTGTCCGGCAGCCAGCTGGAGCCCTTCCAGGGTCTGCTGCAGGCAGCAGCAGCCACGCTGCTGCACCTCGAGCTGACCGAGTGCCAGCTTGCCGATACCCAACTGCTGGCCACACTTCCTGTGCTGACTCGTTGTGCCAGCCTCCGCTACCTCGGCCTCTACGGCAACCCGCTGTCTATGGCGGGCCTCAAGGAGCTCCTGAGGGACTCGGTGGCACAGGCCGAGCTGCGCACGGTGGTGCACCCTTTCCCCGTGGACTGCTATGAGGGCCTGCCCTGGCCACCGCCTGCCTCTGTCCTGCTGGAAGCCTCCATCAATGAGGAGAAGTTTGCCCGCGTGGAGGCTGAGTTGCACCAGTTGCTACTGGCCTCAGGCCGTGCCCACGTGCTCTGGACCACAGACATCTATGGGCGCCTGGCTGCAGACTACTTTAGCCTGTGA
- the LRRC14 gene encoding leucine-rich repeat-containing protein 14 isoform X2: MHTLVFLSTRQVLQCQSAACQALPLLPRELFPLLFKVAFMDKKTVVLRELVHTWPFPLLSFQQLLQECAHCSRALLQERPSTESMQAVILGLTARLHTPETEAGTQPLCRKHTLRVLDMTGLLDDGVEQDPGTMSMWDCTAAVARTCIAQQQGRTAEPGLAPVPVELLDAGCLRRVDLRFNNLGLRGLSVIIPHVARFQHLASLRLHYVHGDSRQPSVDGEDNFRYFLAQMGRFTCLRELSMGSSLLSGRLDQLLSTLQSPLESLELAFCALLPEDLRFLARSPHAVHLKKLDLSGNDLSGSQLEPFQGLLQAAAATLLHLELTECQLADTQLLATLPVLTRCASLRYLGLYGNPLSMAGLKELLRDSVAQAELRTVVHPFPVDCYEGLPWPPPASVLLEASINEEKFARVEAELHQLLLASGRAHVLWTTDIYGRLAADYFSL; this comes from the exons ATGCACACCCTTGTGTTCCTGAGCACACGGCAGGTGCTCCAGTGCCAGTCAGCTGCCTGCCAGGCCTTGCCCCTGCTACCACGAGAGCTCTTCCCCTTGCTCTTCAAAGTGGCCTTCATGGACAAGAAGACCGTTGTGCTGCGCGAGCTGGTGCACACGTGGCCCTTTCCACTGCTTAGCTTCCAGCAGCTGCTGCAGGAGTGTGCCCACTGCAGCCGGGCCCTGCTGCAGGAGCGGCCTAGCACAGAGAGCATGCAAGCCGTGATCCTGGGGCTGACTGCCCGGCTCCACACCCCGGAGACTGAGGCTGGCACACAGCCCCTCTGCAG GAAGCACACGCTGCGGGTGCTGGACATGACGGGCCTCCTGGATGACGGCGTGGAGCAGGACCCGGGCACCATGAGCATGTGGGACTGCACGGCAGCTGTGGCCCGCACGTGCATCGCACAGCAGCAGGGCAGGACTGCAGAGCCCGGCCTGGCCCCCGTTCCTGTGGAG CTTCTGGATGCGGGCTGCCTGCGCCGCGTGGACCTGCGCTTCAACAACTTGGGCCTGCGAGGCCTGTCCGTCATCATCCCACACGTGGCCCGCTTCCAGCACCTGGCCAGCCTGCGGTTACACTATGTGCACGGGGACTCTCGGCAGCCCTCTGTGGACGGCGAGGACAACTTCCGTTACTTCCTGGCCCAGATGGGCCGCTTCACCTGTTTGCGGGAGCTCAGCATGGGCTCCTCTCTTCTCTCGGGGCGGCTGGACCAGCTGCTCAG CACCCTGCAGAGCCCCCTGGAGAGCCTGGAGCTGGCCTTCTGCGCCTTGCTGCCTGAGGACCTGCGTTTCCTGGCACGGAGCCCCCATGCTGTCCACCTCAAGAAGCTGGACCTGAGTGGCAATGACCTGTCCGGCAGCCAGCTGGAGCCCTTCCAGGGTCTGCTGCAGGCAGCAGCAGCCACGCTGCTGCACCTCGAGCTGACCGAGTGCCAGCTTGCCGATACCCAACTGCTGGCCACACTTCCTGTGCTGACTCGTTGTGCCAGCCTCCGCTACCTCGGCCTCTACGGCAACCCGCTGTCTATGGCGGGCCTCAAGGAGCTCCTGAGGGACTCGGTGGCACAGGCCGAGCTGCGCACGGTGGTGCACCCTTTCCCCGTGGACTGCTATGAGGGCCTGCCCTGGCCACCGCCTGCCTCTGTCCTGCTGGAAGCCTCCATCAATGAGGAGAAGTTTGCCCGCGTGGAGGCTGAGTTGCACCAGTTGCTACTGGCCTCAGGCCGTGCCCACGTGCTCTGGACCACAGACATCTATGGGCGCCTGGCTGCAGACTACTTTAGCCTGTGA
- the LRRC14 gene encoding leucine-rich repeat-containing protein 14 isoform X1 has product MHTLVFLSTRQVLQCQSAACQALPLLPRELFPLLFKVAFMDKKTVVLRELVHTWPFPLLSFQQLLQECAHCSRALLQERPSTESMQAVILGLTARLHTPETEAGTQPLCRKHTLRVLDMTGLLDDGVEQDPGTMSMWDCTAAVARTCIAQQQGRTAEPGLAPVPVEVRVDLRVNRASYAFLREALRSSAGSPLRLCCRDLRAEDLPMRNTVALLQLLDAGCLRRVDLRFNNLGLRGLSVIIPHVARFQHLASLRLHYVHGDSRQPSVDGEDNFRYFLAQMGRFTCLRELSMGSSLLSGRLDQLLSTLQSPLESLELAFCALLPEDLRFLARSPHAVHLKKLDLSGNDLSGSQLEPFQGLLQAAAATLLHLELTECQLADTQLLATLPVLTRCASLRYLGLYGNPLSMAGLKELLRDSVAQAELRTVVHPFPVDCYEGLPWPPPASVLLEASINEEKFARVEAELHQLLLASGRAHVLWTTDIYGRLAADYFSL; this is encoded by the exons ATGCACACCCTTGTGTTCCTGAGCACACGGCAGGTGCTCCAGTGCCAGTCAGCTGCCTGCCAGGCCTTGCCCCTGCTACCACGAGAGCTCTTCCCCTTGCTCTTCAAAGTGGCCTTCATGGACAAGAAGACCGTTGTGCTGCGCGAGCTGGTGCACACGTGGCCCTTTCCACTGCTTAGCTTCCAGCAGCTGCTGCAGGAGTGTGCCCACTGCAGCCGGGCCCTGCTGCAGGAGCGGCCTAGCACAGAGAGCATGCAAGCCGTGATCCTGGGGCTGACTGCCCGGCTCCACACCCCGGAGACTGAGGCTGGCACACAGCCCCTCTGCAG GAAGCACACGCTGCGGGTGCTGGACATGACGGGCCTCCTGGATGACGGCGTGGAGCAGGACCCGGGCACCATGAGCATGTGGGACTGCACGGCAGCTGTGGCCCGCACGTGCATCGCACAGCAGCAGGGCAGGACTGCAGAGCCCGGCCTGGCCCCCGTTCCTGTGGAGGTGCGTGTGGACCTGCGGGTGAACCGGGCCTCTTACGCGTTCTTGCGGGAGGCACTCCGTAGCAGCGCGGGCAGTCCACTGCGGCTCTGCTGCCGGGACCTGCGGGCTGAGGACCTGCCCATGCGCAATACCGTGGCCCTGCTGCAGCTTCTGGATGCGGGCTGCCTGCGCCGCGTGGACCTGCGCTTCAACAACTTGGGCCTGCGAGGCCTGTCCGTCATCATCCCACACGTGGCCCGCTTCCAGCACCTGGCCAGCCTGCGGTTACACTATGTGCACGGGGACTCTCGGCAGCCCTCTGTGGACGGCGAGGACAACTTCCGTTACTTCCTGGCCCAGATGGGCCGCTTCACCTGTTTGCGGGAGCTCAGCATGGGCTCCTCTCTTCTCTCGGGGCGGCTGGACCAGCTGCTCAG CACCCTGCAGAGCCCCCTGGAGAGCCTGGAGCTGGCCTTCTGCGCCTTGCTGCCTGAGGACCTGCGTTTCCTGGCACGGAGCCCCCATGCTGTCCACCTCAAGAAGCTGGACCTGAGTGGCAATGACCTGTCCGGCAGCCAGCTGGAGCCCTTCCAGGGTCTGCTGCAGGCAGCAGCAGCCACGCTGCTGCACCTCGAGCTGACCGAGTGCCAGCTTGCCGATACCCAACTGCTGGCCACACTTCCTGTGCTGACTCGTTGTGCCAGCCTCCGCTACCTCGGCCTCTACGGCAACCCGCTGTCTATGGCGGGCCTCAAGGAGCTCCTGAGGGACTCGGTGGCACAGGCCGAGCTGCGCACGGTGGTGCACCCTTTCCCCGTGGACTGCTATGAGGGCCTGCCCTGGCCACCGCCTGCCTCTGTCCTGCTGGAAGCCTCCATCAATGAGGAGAAGTTTGCCCGCGTGGAGGCTGAGTTGCACCAGTTGCTACTGGCCTCAGGCCGTGCCCACGTGCTCTGGACCACAGACATCTATGGGCGCCTGGCTGCAGACTACTTTAGCCTGTGA